The following are from one region of the Odontesthes bonariensis isolate fOdoBon6 chromosome 16, fOdoBon6.hap1, whole genome shotgun sequence genome:
- the LOC142402030 gene encoding serine/threonine-protein kinase TAO1-like encodes MPSSVRAGSLKDPDVAELFFKEDPEKLFSDLREIGHGSFGAVYFARDIRTNEVVAIKKMSYNGKQSNEKWQDIIKEVKFLQRIRHPNSIEYKGCYLREHTAWLVMEYCLGSASDLLEVHKKPLQEVEIAAITHGALQGLAYLHSHNMIHRDVKAGNVLLTEPGLVKLADFGSASIASPANSFVGTPYWMAPEVILAMDEGQYDGKVDVWSLGITCIELAERKPPLFNMNAMSALYHIAQNESPTLQSSEWTDYFRNFVDSCLQKIPQDRPHSDDMLGHAFLQRERPDSVLMDLIQRTKDAVRELDNLQYRKMKKILLQEAHNGPTTEAQDGDEELEPGGGRTGTVNSVGSNQSIPSMSISASSQSSSVNSLNEAAQDSRSELDLMEGDHTVMSNSSVIHLKPEEEESLSGEQAASSEPAEPPAAPAQGPRKHYRNREHFATIRTASLVTREMQEHEQDSELREQMSGYKRMRRQHQKHLMALENKLKGEMDEHRLRLDKELESQRNNFTQEMEKLLKKHQAALEKDLKTFANDEKKFQQHIQAQQKKELSSFLESQKREYKLRKEQLKEELSENQSTPKKEKQEWLSKQKENIQHFQAEEEANLLRRQRQYLELECRRFKRRILIARHNVEQDLAREELNKRQTQKDLEHAMLLRHHESMQELEFRHLGTIQKARAELIRTQHQTELTNQLEYNKRRERELRRKHVMEVRQQPKSLKSKELQIKKQFQETCKTQTRQYKALRNHLLETTPKADHKAVLKRLKEEQTRKLAILAEQYDHSINDMLSTQALRLDEAQEGEYQVLRMQLQQELELLNAYQSKIKMQTEAQHDKERRELEQRVSLRRALLEQKIEEEMLSLQNERLERIRSLLERQAREIEAFDSESLRLGFSNMVLTNLTPDSQGGWGGGGGAGGGGGGQGGQGGGHWPGGGGGGGGHHSHHHQGGSSSQQPWGHPMLAGGPPPWSLHHPGGGSQRSSQGGAGGVRNSPQAMRRTSSGGRSEQGMSRSASITSQISNGSHLSYT; translated from the exons ATGCCCTCCTCCGTAAGGGCAGGGAGCCTGAAGGATCCCGATGTGGCCGAGCTTTTCTTCAAGGAAGACCCAGAGAAGCTTTTCTCTGACCTCCGAGAGATTGGCCACGGCAGCTTTGGCGCGGTCTACTTT GCACGGGATATCCGCACAAATGAGGTGGTGGCAATTAAGAAGATGTCATACAATGGCAAGCAGTCTAATGAG AAATGGCAGGACATTATCAAGGAGGTGAAGTTTCTCCAGAGGATCCGTCACCCCAACAGTATAGAATATAAAGGTTGTTACCTCCGTGAGCACACAGCATGG CTGGTGATGGAGTACTGTCTTGGCTCAGCCTCTGACCTGCTAGAAG TTCATAAAAAACCCTTGCAAGAGGTAGAGATTGCTGCCATTACACACGGTGCTCTGCAAGGACTGGCCTACCTTCATTCACACAATATGATCCACAG GGATGTGAAGGCAGGTAACGTCCTGCTGACTGAGCCTGGATTGGTCAAGCTGGCAGACTTTGGCTCTGCCTCTATTGCCTCACCTGCCAACTCCTTCGTGGGAACTCCATATTG GATGGCCCCAGAGGTGATTCTGGCTATGGATGAAGGCCAGTATGACGGGAAGGTGGACGTCTGGTCTTTAGGGATCACCTGTATAGAATTAG ctgagaggaagcCTCCATTGTTTAACATGAATGCAATGAGTGCCTTATACCATATAGCGCAGAATGAGAGCCCCACACTTCAGTCCAGCGAATG GACGGATTACTTTAGGAACTTTGTCGATTCTTGCCTTCAGAAAATCCCCCAGGACAGACCACACTCCGATGACATGCTGGGT CATGCATTTCTGCAACGTGAACGTCCGGATTCCGTGCTGATGGATCTCATTCAGAGAACCAAGGATGCCGTGCGAGAGCTGGATAACTTGCAGTACCGCAAGATGAAGAAGATCCTCCTTCAGGAGGCGCATAACGGGCCCACCACAGAAGCACAGGATGGAGACGAG GAGCTGGAGCCGGGAGGCGGCCGGACGGGGACGGTGAACAGCGTCGGCAGTAATCAGTCCATCCCCAGCATGTCCATCAGCGCCAGCTCCCAGAGCAGCTCCGTCAACAGTCTGAACGAGGCGGCGCAGGACAGCCGCAGTGAGCTGGACCTGATGGAGGGAGACCACACGGTCATGTCCAACAGCTCCGTCATACACCTCAAACCG gaggaagaagagagtCTCTCTGGAGAGCAGGCAGCCAGCAGTGAACCTGCTGAGCCTCCGGCAGCTCCTGCTCAGGGCCCGAGGAAGCACTACCGCAACAGAGAGCACTTTGCCACCATACGCACAGCATCGCTc GTGACCCGTGAGATGCAAGAGCACGAGCAGGATTCGGAACTGAGGGAGCAGATGTCGGGGTACAAACGCATGAGACGGCAACACCAGAAGCACCTTATGGCCCTGGAGAACAAGCTGAAGGGGGAAATGGATGAGCACAGGCTGCGGCTGGACAAAGAGCTGGAGAGTCAGAGGAACAACTTCACTCAGGAGATGGAGAAGCTGCTCAAAAAACACCAGGCTGCCCTGGAGAAAGAC CTGAAGACGTTTGCCAACGATGAGAAGAAGTTCCAGCAGCACATTCAGGCTCAACAGAAAAAGGAGCTCAGCAGCTTTTTGGAGTCACAGAAGCGGGAGTATAAACTACGCAAGGAGCAGCTCAAAGAG GAACTGAGTGAGAACCAGTCGACTCCCAAAAAAGAGAAGCAGGAGTGGCTGTCGAAGCAGAAAGAGAACATACAGCACTTCCAG GCCGAGGAGGAGGCCAACCTGCTGAGGAGACAGAGGCAGTACCTGGAGCTGGAGTGCCGGCGGTTCAAACGCAGGATCCTCATTGCCAGACACAACGTGGAGCAGGATCTGGCTCGAGAG GAGCTGAACAAGCGGCAAACACAGAAGGACCTCGAACACGCAATGCTGCTCAGGCATCACGAGTCCATGCAGGAGCTGGAGTTCAGGCACCTGGGGACGATCCAGAAGGCCCGTGCAGAGCTGATCCGAACCCAGCACCAAACGGAACTCACCAACCAGCTGGAGTACAATAAGAGGAGGGAGCGGGAGTTGAGGCGCAAGCATGTAATGGAGGTCCGACAGCAGCCCAAGAGCCTCAAG TCTAAGGAGCTTCAAATTAAGAAGCAGTTCCAGGAGACGTGTAAAACCCAGACCAGGCAGTACAAGGCTCTCAGGAACCATCTGCTCGAGACCACACCCAAGGCTGACCACAAGGCCGTGCTCAAGAGGCTGAAGGAGGAGCAGACCAGGAAGCTGGCGATCCTGGCTGAGCAGTATGATCACTCCATCAATGACATGCTCTCCACACAGGCT CTGCGGTTAGACGAGGCTCAGGAGGGCGAGTATCAGGTGCTGAGgatgcagctgcagcaggagctggagctgcTCAACGCCTATCAGAGCAAGATCAAGATGCAAACAGAGGCTCAGCACGACAAGGAGAGGAGGGAGCTGGAGCAGAGGGTGTCTCTGCGGAGGGCTCTGCTGGAGCAGAAA ATTGAGGAGGAAATGCTTTCCCTGCAAAACGAGCGCTTAGAGCGAATCCGCTCGCTGCTGGAGCGCCAGGCCCGAGAGATCGAGGCTTTCGACTCGGAGTCCCTGCGGCTGGGCTTCAGCAACATGGTGCTCACTAACCTTACTCCCGATTCCCAGGGAGGCtggggtggaggaggtggagcaggaggaggaggaggaggccagGGGGGTCAGGGGGGAGGTCACTGGCccggaggaggtggaggaggaggtggccaCCATAGTCATCACCACCAGGGGGGCTCCAGCTCACAGCAGCCTTGGGGTCACCCCATGCTAGCTGGGGGCCCGCCACCCTGGAGCCTCCACCATCCTGGAGGAGGGAGTCAGAGGAGTAGCCAGGGAGGCGCGGGAGGGGTGAGGAACAGCCCGCAGGCTATGAGGAGGACGTCATCAGGGGGgaggagtgaacagggcatgAGCAGGAGCGCCAGCATCACCTCTCAGATCTCCAACGGGTCCCACCTGTCGTACACCTAG
- the LOC142401901 gene encoding protein ABHD15 yields the protein MEGARLDFDISFCGNKEKKWGFKVKEDFTVKILKENTRFNNNLVYLLMASVPWDCLFCLLPTLLLFLLSPALHWPRARCWTRLAVRAAGWRLWVILCLILELPIHRSTRTWTKEVKSPEAGVFPGSDQMSDGARLICKPTALAKYLLHQFGSLVKLKLAAWPRGDPHLQTVSSLLCGQRGDTTQFTRDHLLLKDGGVVALDWAAGTRLCERVARKRWEGRRALGCFTSTPPVLLLIPQCWGGMTSHLEMLCQQALRQGFYVVVFHHRGTAGSPLTTARLTEFGDPADLEQAVAYIHSRHPSSVLVAVSEGSGSGVLLSYLGECGSSTHLTAAAAISPVLLGQLWFETAMPPIYRWGALFHRKLQLSRYGSSFRSVLDVDRALSCSSLRDFEETLFCSSAQLQQGVSLSPESKLNSGSPSGRGLAPSVAWTLGERAYPAKDWESYWGRNEPLREADEVAVPVLCICSKDDPLLPPASTLPLSLFLSNPYFHLLLTDRGGHCGFTLEGREEVEGGRTWNEEEGERVWSHITVLEYFRVVADFLKEGERDGVSWRNPPELNSQTGQKSRMSTMAAPRRRRATLMRRVRPQESEQNCMDDVEEGNFIWKRSYTR from the exons ATGGAAGGAGCAAG GCTGGACTTTGACATCAGTTTCTGTGgcaacaaggaaaaaaaatgggggTTCAAAGTTAAAGAAGATTTCACGGTAAAAATACTCAAAGAAAACACTAGATTCAACAACAATTTAGTGTATTTACTCATGGCATCGGTTCCGTGGGACTGTTTGTTCTGTCTGCTCCCAACCCTGTTACTGTTTCTACTCTCTCCGGCTCTCCACTGGCCAAGAGCACGTTGTTGGACAAGGCTGGCTGTCCGGGCTGCAGGCTGGAGACTGTGGGTCATTCTTTGCCTGATCCTGGAGCTGCCAATACACAGGAGTACAAGAACATGGACCAAAGAGGTCAAATCACCAGAGGCAGGTGTTTTTCCGGGCTCAGATCAGATGTCAGACGGAGCCAGGCTCATCTGCAAACCCACAGCGCTGGCCAAATATCTGCTGCATCAATTTGGCTCTCTGGTCAAGTTAAAGCTGGCTGCCTGGCCCCGGGGAGACCCCCACCTCCAGACCGTGTCCAGTCTGCTGTGTGGACAACGTGGAGACACCACACAGTTCACCAGGGACCACCTTTTATTGAAAGATGGGGGGGTCGTAGCTCTGGATTGGGCTGCAGGGACACGGCTTTGTGAGAGGGTGGCAAGAAAGAGGTGGGAGGGGAGGAGGGCGCTTGGCTGCTTCACCTCTACACCTCCTGTCCTCCTCCTTATCCCTCAGTGCTGGGGAGGGATGACTTCCCACTTAGAGATGCTTTGCCAACAGGCCTTGCGGCAGGGCTTTTACGTGGTGGTGTTTCATCATCGAGGCACGGCCGGGTCCCCGCTGACCACAGCACGACTGACAGAGTTTGGAGACCCAGCTGACCTGGAACAG GCGGTGGCGTACATCCACAGCCGCCACCCGTCCTCTGTGCTGGTGGCAGTGAGTGAGGGCTCAGGCTCGGGGGTCCTGCTTTCCTACTTGGGAGAATGTGGCTCGAGCACACACCTGACAGCGGCCGCTGCCATCTCACCCGTGCTGCTGGGCCAACTGTGGTTCGAAACAGCCATGCCTCCTATTTATCGTTGGGGGGCGCTATTTCACCGGAAACTGCAGCTCAGTAG ATACGGAAGTTCCTTCAGAAGTGTGCTGGATGTGGATCGTGCCCTCAGCTGCTCTTCCCTCAGAGACTTTGAAGAAACTCTTTTCTGCTCCTCAGCCCAGCTCCAGCAGGGAGTTTCTCTGTCTCCAGAAAGCAAATTAAACTCCGGCTCTCCCTCCGGGCGGGGCCTGGCCCCCTCAGTGGCCTGGACTCTGGGTGAAAGGGCTTACCCAGCCAAGGACTGGGAGAGCTACTGGGGGAGAAACGAACCACTGAGAGAGGCAGATGAGGTTGCAGTCCCGGTGCTCTGTATCTGCAGCAAAGACGACCCTCTGCTCCCCCCTGCCTCCACCCTCCCCCTTTCCCTTTTCCTCAGCAATCCTTATTTCCACCTGCTGCTGACAGACAGAGGAGGGCACTGCGGTTTTACTCTGGAAGGCCgagaggaggtggaggggggGAGGACGTGGAATGAAGAGGAGGGTGAACGCGTCTGGAGTCACATCACAGTTCTGGAGTACTTCAGAGTGGTGGCTGATTTCCTAAAGGAGGGGGAGAGAGATGGGGTGAGCTGGAGAAACCCGCCAGAGTTGAATAGTCAGACTGGGCAGAAGAGCAGGATGAGCACTATGGCAGCCCCCCGAAGGAGGAGAGCCACTTTGATGAGGAGAGTAAGACCACAGGAGTCTGAACAGAACTGTATGGATGACGTAGAAGAAGGGAACTTTATCTGGAAGAGGTCCTATACCCGCTGA
- the LOC142402028 gene encoding von Willebrand factor A domain-containing protein 7-like has translation MCFGRSGMCGLAVVCLLLLQTGVHGFSILFGESLNHQEITNRAILNVTAQVCRSLALAEGKDFDFPPQPFTAKSIVDACEAPKSATTFLRTILLIQSTNWITDIRRVFNPPYHFDNEMFTKGKGIIINGLEVVKAANKRQNFLWATVNLGGILHTLQDFYSHSNWVEMENKLPNSNLISADQSIGKIADKTRATCRNCDGDICKSNILEDILQEKILTSGYFDVFSSEKPPGKCSHGDFLDATRKTEPRGGINKDRPTSSHGHLHIEAARLAVAATSELLEDIRGAAGDRQFLQMMGINKGSSKALCFVVDTTGSMGDDIAAVRTVTSSIIDRKVGTDDEPSSYILVPFNDPDFGPLIQTRDPKVFKNHINSLVPSGGGDEPELSLSGLQLALTGAPPNSEIFLFTDAPAKDAYLRNTVIALIERTKSVVNFMITNVLGFRRRRQADNDQQQQNRRMARSDTQLYRDLAQASGGQAIEVAKGQLLKATSIIQESSSSPLVSLLQVSRSPGKAENFPFTVDESVRNLTIYITGRFVDFTLIDPSGVPQSSTNTSGSSIITSQSVGNFQTLRLQTKAGVWEMRMVSTNPYSLKVVGESPIDFLFDFLKESQGPLGGFDLVDNRPTAGGNGSLMVTLTGSDSATVTEVTLVESSGSGQVNGSVEAQGGGEFFVRFDRIPSAEFVVLVKGQNNNSASRASSGIFQRQSTTSLRASTLTVTAEDSDIILEPGTPRSVHFSVMTSGAGGTFTIQAANDQGFDLTFPSSVSLDTGGSANGTVNLTAPLNTPSGTGVTLTIEATAPGAADTNYAVLRLTVLPTVTDFTQPECQLLSLQSNCSDNCSQSMWELFVQVTDGAEGTGVNRISLREGNGILNTSMAAGSKNITLVSYTGSCCSPDVQLVVVDEVGNVGTCRFSVRTNVTLAETTISPPDPTTTDVTSATSATSVTSATSATSATSATSATSATSATSATSATSATSATSATSATSATSVTSATSATSATSVTSATSATSVSSTTSATSVSSTTSATSVPSVTSTTSATFATSVASTTSATSVASATSVTSLSTRVIQSVLLCLCITVLGFSLSS, from the exons ATGTGTTTTG GTCGTTCAGGGATGTGTGGGTTGGCTGTAGTGTGTCTCTTGCTTCTTCAAACTGGAGTTCATGGTTTTAGTATATTATTTGGAGAATCTCTGAACCACCAAGAGATCACCAACAGAGCCATCTTGAACGTCACAGCTCAAGTGTGCCGTTCTCTGGCCCTGGCCGAGGGCAAGGACTTCGATTTTCCT CCTCAGCCTTTTACTGCTAAGTCCATTGTTGATGCGTGTGAAGCCCCAAAATCAGCCACGACTTTCCTCAGAACCATCCTCCTCATCCAAAGTACGAACTGGATAACAGACATCCGTCGCGTCTTCAACCCACCATACCACTTTGACAATGAGATGTTTACAAAGGGAAAGGGGATCATCATAAATGGTTTAGAGGTCGTAAAAGCTGCCAACAAGCGGCAGAACTTTTTGTGGGCAACAGTTAACCTAGGAGGAATACTCCACACCTTGcag GATTTCTACAGTCACAGTAACTGGGTggaaatggaaaacaaactcCCAAACTCCAATCTGATCAGTGCAGATCAAAGCATTGGAAAAATAGCAG ACAAAACCAGAGCAACATGTCGCAACTGTGATGGAGACATCTGTAAGAGCAACATTCTGGAGGATATCCTGCAGGAAAAGATACTTACTTCAGgatattttgatgttttttccaGCGAAAAACCCCCAG GAAAATGCAGCCATGGAGATTTCCTTGATGCAACACGTAAGACTGAGCCCAGAGGTGGGATCAACAAAGACAGACCAACATCCAGCCATGGACATCTGCACATTGAAGCAGCTCGTCTGGCTGTAGCTGCAACCAgtgagctgctggaggacattCGAGGGGCTGCCGGGGACAGACAATTTCTTCA GATGATGGGAATCAACAAAGGATCAAGTAAAGCTCTTTGTTTCGTGGTCGACACAACAGGAAGTATGGGAGATGACATTGCAGCAGTAAGAACCGTCACATCGTCTATAATCGACAGAAAAGTTGGAACAGACGATGAGCCCTCATCTTACATTCTTGTGCCTTTCAACGATCCAG ATTTTGGGCCACTGATACAGACGAGAGATCCAAAAGTTTTCAAGAATCATATTAACTCACTGGTTCCATCTGGTGGTGGAGATGAACCAGAATTGAGTCTCTCAGGACTTCAG TTGGCTTTGACTGGCGCTCCACCTAATTCTGAGATCTTCCTCTTTACGGATGCACCTGCTAAAGATGCCTACCTGAGAAACACAGTGATTGCACTCATAGAACGGACCAAATCAGTG GTGAACTTCATGATTACTAATGTTTTAGGGTTTCGCCGTCGAAGACAGGCTGACAATGACCAACAACAGCAAAACCGCCGAATGGCAAGATCAGATACCCAGCTGTACAGAGATCTGGCTCAGGCCTCTGGTGGTCAGGCTATTGAAGTCGCAAAAGGTCAGCTGCTGAAGGCCACCAGCATCATACAAGAGTCCTCCAGCTCCCCCCTG GTGAGTCTTTTGCAAGTATCCAGGAGTCCCGGAAAGGCTGAAAATTTCCCCTTCACTGTTGACGAGTCAGTCAGAAACTTGACCATTTATATCACTGGAAGATTTGTTGATTTTACACTCATCGATCCCTCAG GCGTGCCTCAAAGTAGCACCAACACATCTGGATCATCAATCATTACCTCCCAGTCAGTAGGAAACTTTCAGACTCTGCGGCTGCAAACAAAAGCGGGAGTGTGGGAAATGAGAATGGTGTCAACAAATCCCTACAGCCTGAAGGTTGTAg GTGAGAGTCCGATCGActtcctgtttgactttttgaagGAGTCACAGGGTCCCTTAGGAGGGTTTGATCTTGTAGACAATCGGCCAACAGCTG GTGGTAATGGTAGCCTGATGGTGACACTCACTGGGAGTGACTCTGCCACAGTGACAGAGGTCACTCTGGTTGAGTCATCAGGATCAGGGCAGGTTAACGGCAGCGTGGAGGCTCAGGGCGGAGGTGAATTCTTTGTCCGGTTTGACAGGATACCATCAGCTGAGTTTGTGGTACTTGTGAAGggacagaacaacaacagtgcCTCCAGAGCTTCCTCAGGGATCTTCCAAAGGCAGTCAACCACCAGCCTGAGAGCTTCTACTCTCACTGTTACAGCT GAGGATTCAGACATCATCTTAGAGCCAGGAACACCCCGTTCAGTTCACTTCTCTGTGATGACAAGTGGAGCAGGGGGAACCTTCACCATCCAGGCTGCCAATGACCAAGGCTTTGATTTAACCTTCCCATCCTCTGTATCCCTGGACACTGGAGGCAGTGCTAATGGTACAGTGAATCTCACAGCACCTCTTAACACTCCATCTGGTACAGGTGTCACACTGACCATTGAAGCTACGGCTCCAGGAGCCGCAGACACCAACTATGCTGTGCTGCGACTCACCGTCCTCCCAACG GTGACTGATTTCACTCAGCCAGAGTGTCAGCTGCTCAGCCTGCAGTCCAACTGCTCCGACAACTGCAGCCAGTCGATGTGGGAGCTCTTTGTCCAGGTTACTGATGGGGCTGAAGGGACGGGTGTCAATCGCATCAGCCTCAGAGAAGGCAACGGCATCTTGAACACCAGCATGGCAGCTGGCAGCAAGAACATTACTTTGGTGTCCTACACCGGTTCCTGCTGCTCGCCTGATGTGCAGCTGGTGGTTGTGGATGAGGTGGGTAATGTGGGAACCTGTAGATTTTCTGTCCGCACAAATGTCACACTAGCTGAGACCACCATCAGCCCTCCGGATCCAACGACAACAGATGTGACATCTGCTACATCTGCTACATCTGTTACATCTGCCACATCCGCCACATCTGCTACATCTGCCACATCTGCCACATCTGCTACATCTGCCACATCCGCCACATCTGCTACATCTGCCACATCTGCCACATCTGCTACATCTGCCACATCTGCCACATCTGTTACATCTGCTACATCTGCCACATCTGCTACATCTGTGACATCTGCTACATCTGCCACATCTGTTTCATCTACCACATCTGCTACATCTGTTTCATCTACCACATCTGCTACATCTGTTCCATCTGTGACGTCTACTACATCTGCCACATTTGCCACATCTGTTGCATCTACCACA